The following proteins are encoded in a genomic region of Coffea eugenioides isolate CCC68of chromosome 6, Ceug_1.0, whole genome shotgun sequence:
- the LOC113773198 gene encoding pentatricopeptide repeat-containing protein At3g42630 isoform X2, with amino-acid sequence METLLPLSTTLRINTLHPMVSPSFLQRSGSANKFLPLKRLLQGKQEGNVDRHDAYMDCPFNSNTCTKSLLHVTEELLLEMPYKGFLPDVSTLSTLMLCYANKELIDVYATSGHFDLVSRILHQVRLRNHMMLPAIYAQTISCFGKKGELELMEIMLTEMIAMGFSVDSVTQNAFVIYSSNFGSVAQMEVAYARLKSSRILIEEEGIRAVSSAYIRERKFYSLGKFLEDVGLGRRNVGNLLWNLLLLSFAANFKMKSLQRTFVRMVEGGFHPDLTTFNIRALAFAKMSLFWDLHLSIEHMQHEGVVPDLVTYGCIVDAYLERRLGKNLECALSRLDTDTPATILTDGIVFYAMGKGDFHLSAEAFLEFKDKRDWTYKQLIKIYQKKKFRSNQVFWNY; translated from the exons ATGGAAACTCTGCTGCCTCTTTCCACAACTCTTCGTATCAACACACTCCATCCAATGGTTTCTCCTTCATTTCTCCAGAGAAGTGGCTCTGCAAATAAATTTTTGCCTCTAAAG AGACTTTTGCAAGGGAAACAAGAAGGCAATGTTGATCGTCATGATGCTTACATGGATTGTCCATTCAATTCAAACACATGCACTAAAAGTTTACTTCATGTTACTGAGGAGCTTTTGCTTGAAATGCCATACAAAGGTTTTTTGCCTGATGTCTCCACTCTGTCTACTTTGATGCTGTGCTATGCCAACAAAG AGCTAATTGATGTCTATGCAACCAGTGGACATTTTGATTTGGTGAGCAGAATTCTGCATCAAGTACGCTTGAGAAACCATATGATGTTACCTGCAATATATGCGCAGACTATTTCTTGTTTTGGTAAGAAAGGAGAACTTGAGTTGATGGAAATTATGCTAACAGAGATGATTGCTATGGGATTCTCGGTAGATTCTGTCACACAAAATGCTTTTGTCATTTATTCCAGCAATTTTGGTTCAGTGGCTCAGATGGAAGTTGCATATGCCCGTCTTAAGAGTTCAAGGATTCTCATAGAGGAAGAAGGAATCAGGGCAGTTTCATCTGCTTATATCAGGGAAAGGAAATTCTATAGTCTAGGGAAGTTTCTAGAGGATGTTGGTCTTGGCAGGAGAAATGTAGGAAACCTTCTGTGGAACCTTCTCCTGTTATCCTTTGCCGCCAACTTCAAAATGAAAAGCTTGCAGAGGACCTTTGTGAGAATGGTGGAAGGTGGATTCCATCCTGATCTGACTACTTTTAACATTCGAGCTCTGGCTTTTGCAAAGATGTCATTGTTTTGGGACTTGCATCTGAGCATTGAACATATGCAGCATGAAGGAGTTGTACCCGATCTTGTGACTTATGGTTGTATAGTTGATGCATACTTGGAGAGAAGGCTGGGAAAGAATTTGGAATGTGCTTTGAGCAGATTGGACACAGATACTCCTGCTACGATATTGACAGATGGAATTGTTTTTTATGCGATGGGAAAAGGGGATTTTCACTTGAGTGCGGAGGCCTTTTTGGAGTTCAAAGATAAAAGGGATTGGACCTATAAGCAACTTATTAAaatatatcaaaagaaaaaattccgGAGTAACCAAGTGTTTTGGAACTACTGA
- the LOC113773198 gene encoding pentatricopeptide repeat-containing protein At3g42630 isoform X1 yields METLLPLSTTLRINTLHPMVSPSFLQRSGSANKFLPLKRLLQGKQEGNVDRHDAYMDCPFNSNTCTKSLLHVTEELLLEMPYKGFLPDVSTLSTLMLCYANKGLFSQAQCIWDEMFNSSFLPSVPIISELIDVYATSGHFDLVSRILHQVRLRNHMMLPAIYAQTISCFGKKGELELMEIMLTEMIAMGFSVDSVTQNAFVIYSSNFGSVAQMEVAYARLKSSRILIEEEGIRAVSSAYIRERKFYSLGKFLEDVGLGRRNVGNLLWNLLLLSFAANFKMKSLQRTFVRMVEGGFHPDLTTFNIRALAFAKMSLFWDLHLSIEHMQHEGVVPDLVTYGCIVDAYLERRLGKNLECALSRLDTDTPATILTDGIVFYAMGKGDFHLSAEAFLEFKDKRDWTYKQLIKIYQKKKFRSNQVFWNY; encoded by the exons ATGGAAACTCTGCTGCCTCTTTCCACAACTCTTCGTATCAACACACTCCATCCAATGGTTTCTCCTTCATTTCTCCAGAGAAGTGGCTCTGCAAATAAATTTTTGCCTCTAAAG AGACTTTTGCAAGGGAAACAAGAAGGCAATGTTGATCGTCATGATGCTTACATGGATTGTCCATTCAATTCAAACACATGCACTAAAAGTTTACTTCATGTTACTGAGGAGCTTTTGCTTGAAATGCCATACAAAGGTTTTTTGCCTGATGTCTCCACTCTGTCTACTTTGATGCTGTGCTATGCCAACAAAGGTTTGTTCTCTCAAGCACAGTGTATTTGGGATGAAATGTTTAACAGTTCTTTTCTACCCAGTGTTCCTATAATTTCAGAGCTAATTGATGTCTATGCAACCAGTGGACATTTTGATTTGGTGAGCAGAATTCTGCATCAAGTACGCTTGAGAAACCATATGATGTTACCTGCAATATATGCGCAGACTATTTCTTGTTTTGGTAAGAAAGGAGAACTTGAGTTGATGGAAATTATGCTAACAGAGATGATTGCTATGGGATTCTCGGTAGATTCTGTCACACAAAATGCTTTTGTCATTTATTCCAGCAATTTTGGTTCAGTGGCTCAGATGGAAGTTGCATATGCCCGTCTTAAGAGTTCAAGGATTCTCATAGAGGAAGAAGGAATCAGGGCAGTTTCATCTGCTTATATCAGGGAAAGGAAATTCTATAGTCTAGGGAAGTTTCTAGAGGATGTTGGTCTTGGCAGGAGAAATGTAGGAAACCTTCTGTGGAACCTTCTCCTGTTATCCTTTGCCGCCAACTTCAAAATGAAAAGCTTGCAGAGGACCTTTGTGAGAATGGTGGAAGGTGGATTCCATCCTGATCTGACTACTTTTAACATTCGAGCTCTGGCTTTTGCAAAGATGTCATTGTTTTGGGACTTGCATCTGAGCATTGAACATATGCAGCATGAAGGAGTTGTACCCGATCTTGTGACTTATGGTTGTATAGTTGATGCATACTTGGAGAGAAGGCTGGGAAAGAATTTGGAATGTGCTTTGAGCAGATTGGACACAGATACTCCTGCTACGATATTGACAGATGGAATTGTTTTTTATGCGATGGGAAAAGGGGATTTTCACTTGAGTGCGGAGGCCTTTTTGGAGTTCAAAGATAAAAGGGATTGGACCTATAAGCAACTTATTAAaatatatcaaaagaaaaaattccgGAGTAACCAAGTGTTTTGGAACTACTGA